Genomic segment of Leopardus geoffroyi isolate Oge1 chromosome B2, O.geoffroyi_Oge1_pat1.0, whole genome shotgun sequence:
CTGTGGTCCCTGTGGGTACAGACTGTAATCTGTTCCCTTGATCTGTGTGCTTTATTGCTGTGTGTAAGTGCTTGATAGAATTATGGGAGATTGACTTCATGTGACACTTGATGGGTTATGTAAAGGTCTTCTTTATTAAGATTAAAATGATTCCCCTTGCAGACTCCGAAAAACAAAGCTACAATCTTCAAGTTATGCAGCATCTGCCTCTACCTGCCGCAGGAACAGCTTACGCACTGGGCGGTTGGCACCATAGAGGACCACCTCCGTCCTTACATGCCGGAGTAGGGGCCTGACCAGCAGAGCGGAAAGGATCAGGGAGCGCAGCagcattttgtttccttgttttcttacACTTTATTCTTTCAGAGTTTAAAGAAAATGGACTCATGCACAGAACACTATGCATTTTGAAACGTGTtcatcctggatttttttttttttttttttttaattatttgtgtctcagaacttaaaaaaaattaggtgtcTTCTGCACGGACTGTGTGAAAGAAGATGCTTTGCATATTTGCTGCACTGCATCAGCATTCTGCTAAAAATGTGAAGTGAAAGGACAGTTGTACACTGAAATGCTTAAATGTATCTGAAAGCACAAGGTGATACTCTTTTTTGATGGTCTTTCCATTTATGCTGGTTTTTGCCTCTCTGACATCTGTCATCAGTATTTAGAGGGTGAGAAGGGAATGTAAAAGGTATACATAACATTGAAACAAATGGAATAGCTTTGCCGTAATCACCGTCGTTCCAGAGCACTGTCAGATTCATTCTAATGACCACAAgtggttgtttaaaaaaaaaaaaaaaaaaatacaaccacgGGGAagaaatcttttaagaaaaaaaaaagcatctcatTGTAGGCATTCTTGCCTCATGTTTTACTGGGCCATGTTTGTTTCCTGGTactcataaataaatgtatgtattttatttccagatCTCTTTCCCCAAGTTGTTGTTATAAAAGAGTATTCTGCTGAATGTGGATACAGTTCTACACATTAAAGCAGATCTGGAGTCTGAAGTAGCTAACGCAGCTGTAAAACTGAGAAATCCATGCATAGCTGCAGAAATCATGATAGGGAGAGGactttccttttttggtttttgttttttggttttaaagaGAAGAGGtttttattacaaagaaaatgCAGTGAATTGTGCAGAAATACTGGTTTCTACACCATCCTAAAAGAAAACTTTAGGAGGGTTTCTTGGAATAGAAAAAAGTTACTAAAGTTGGCATcttaaattgttaaaaacaaaacaaaacactgagtgTCAAAGCTCTAAAAGCAGAACTCATTTTGtgcaatgaacataaggaaagacTACtgtatagttttttgttttttctttttaatgaagaaaagctTTGCTTAAGGGTTGCATACTTTCATGGAGTAAATCTGAATGATCCTACTCCTTTGGAGTAAAACTTAGTGCTTACTGGTTTCCAAATGTATTTAGCTTCTGgttggaatttgaaaaaaatgaaaacctaaataaaatagGTGAAAGTTCCCTGACTATTCAGGTGAATACACAAAACTGAAgtggtaacttttttttccaagtcGCTGGGTGGTGTTACTGATGACCTTGGGGGTTATGTTACAGTCCATAGCACACAGTAAACTCAGGACAAAAACCATTTGCGTTTGCAGTTTCAAGAATAGGAATCAAAGACATTTTGTAAGCTTTAACAGGTATCAGGTTGGCCTTGTTCCTTgcttcatggaaaagaaaaatattttttaaagtaggcttcacaccgaCCGGGGGCTTGGACTCAACATCCCTGGGATCacgagtcgcatgctccaccaactgacccagccaggcaccccaagaagtacTAATTTCAAAATGCTTCCACGTTTTCTCATCAATTGAAAATTTAGAATCTACTTGAAATCATGGCTTTGAATGTTTATCATGGCCAGGTCCTGTTTGAAGCTCTGGTCTCACAAGCCTGAGTGGAAAGAGCTGcagaggttcagtaacttgcccaagctcacGTGCGGAGCAGGGAAGATTTAAAACCAGGCCAGCTGTCTCTGTAGGATCCAAACTCTTCATTGTTGTACTATGTTGAATTATACTGGATGTATTCAGTaagtcagtttttaattttattttagagtcaATTTAGAAAAGGTGTAATACACAAAACTCCTGTATAACCTTTACCCGTGTCTTAGCCAcgttttttcccattatatatatatatatatatatatatatatatatatatatatatatataatgtcctttCTGAATGATCTGAGCATTTGGTACATATGTCATGGGTACATCTTTATTCCTTCTAGTGCTTCAGCCTAGGTCCCAAGTACAGGGATATTCTTGTATAACCACAGGGAAGTAACCAAATCCAGGAAATGCAGTGTTGATACACCTTCACCTGTCCATATTCCAGTTTTAATTGTCCTAATATCCTCATGTCTTTTTTAAACCTTTGAATGTAGCCGTCACATCTCTAGTCTCTAATCTGGAACAGGTCATTAGCCTTTGTTTAataaccttgacatttttgaagagtaggctaattttttaaaaaaatataaggtgTTCCTCATTTTGCATTTgaatgctgtttctttttccacaGTTAAATTTGGGATTATTCTGGCCAGCACCCAATCCAGAAATGCACTGTCAAGTTGCTCtttgttaatgttaattttgattgATCAAGGCCTGTTTCTGCATTGTAAAGTTACTGTTTTCCCCCCTTGAAACCAAGAAGCAATCTGGAGAGCAACGTGGAAGTACCCTGCTTTTCATCAGGTGCTCTACTGAGGAGTTCTGATTTTTGCTGTAACCCGTCTTTCACTAGGATAGCTACAAATTGgtaattttccattatttactCCTCCCTCCACATATATCAGCATTTTATTGTAAGGAAGAGCCCTCCCAGCTCTGTCATGGATTATCTACCTACATGGTGTGGATTCAATTCCTCTTTCCCAAAACTGCATAGTTTGCATGCCTCTTACTATTTGAACTTGAACACTTGCTTACTTTCAAGCACAAGAAATGTTCATGTCAATTTCCCTATCTCAGCCCCGTAGCCCCGGAATCCACTATTTTCTCCAAGGAGCCCAGGTTCCTTTTAGAGGGAAGTCTCGGAAATCGAGAACTGGGTGCCCTGTGTGCTTACTGCTCCGGGGAAGTCTGCTCTGTTGAGCACAGATCAAGCACTATTCCTAAACAAGCAAAGAATACTCAGCCTTTAACTGCTGATAGtgtttccaaatttatttaaagttgcttcctttctttttgatgtttagtTAATGAAATGTTCAGAAGACCCCATgatgcaaaaatgaaatactaagaATGCCACATTCAACAAAACTTGAGAAATGGACTAAGTGATTTGTGATTTAATCTTTCTGATCCCGTTTTGTGATCTGCATGGTTTTATTCTAGGTACTAGAAAAGGTAATAGTATGTTTTTCTCCCCGCCCTTAGGTACAAAATATGCCAGTCCTATgataaattcttttcctttttttttttaagtttattttgagagagtcgggggaagggtagaggtggggggggggggagggagacaggggcagagaatcccaagcaggctctgcaccatcagcttgaagcccaaagtagggctcaaactcacgaaccacgagatcctgacctgagccgaaatcaagagttggacgctcgactgagtcacccaggcacctcaataaaTTCTCCATCAGAGAAAAACAGCACATCCATCGGACTATTTCCTATGTCACTAATGTGCTTTGCCTCAGACTTCATTGAGGACTATTTTAGACTATACGGctcaatctattttattttccaatatgagctatgtttcattaattttgaaGTTCCATAATCTTGaaattgggttttaaaaaaatgtagcagTTATTTTAAGAGCTGAGAAGGACATAAATTCATAGATTAagcatttatatttccctaagtGCTTAAAATAGCTTAGTATTGGACTTTAGTTTAAAAGTAATCTCatttcgggatgcctgggtggctcagtcagttgagtgtctgacttcagctcaggtcacgatctcgcagtctgtgagttcaagccccgtgccaggctttgtgctgacagctcagagcctggagcctgctttggattctgtctccctctctctctgcccctcccccactcatgctctgtctctgtctctcaaaaatgaataaacattaaaaaaaaagtaatctcatTTCAAAATGTCCTTGCTAGCTTCTTTGCTTTACCTAAGTTTTCAGAGACCCTTTCAGCTAAGAATGTTTTCACCCAATTATCATACATAGATTACAGACTGAAGAGGTTTAAGATGAAAAGCATCTCACTCACTGTCTgtcattttctccaaagaaaagatttcttaacCACTTCTGGTTGtgctaatttattttgaaagttacaTCTGTTCAAGTCAAATTTACACTTGGTGTTCGCTGTTGGATTTCTTTAGGTGGTGGTGTTCTGGTTTCCCAGGTGTTTTGTGTGTCTGCCTTGTGCTATTAATTTTCCCGTGGCCTTCTTCGTCACATCCACGGAGGTAAATGCaagtgtttttccttccttcagaaCATGGGCTGTTATCACTATATCTTCTCCTATTTTAGCCGGTGCCATGTACCTTGAAGGGAAGCAAATATAGTtaacagcaaataattttttattaaaattctgtatttattggggcacctgggtggctcaatgggttaagcatctgacttccgctcaggtcatgatcttgcggtccgtgggtttgagccccgcgtcgggctctgtgctgacagctgagcctggagcctgtttcagattctgtgtctccctctttctctgaccctctcctgttcatgctctgtctcaaaaataaatgttaaaaaaattttttaataaaaaattctgtatttatttttgaaagagcaaacacaggcacatgagcaggggaggggcagagaggggtgcAGAGGATCCGaggtgggctctgctctgacagaactcacagactgagatcgtgacctgagctgaagctggatgctcaaccaactgagccactcaggcgcaccttaacattttttaaaacggGAAGTTGTGTGCATCCCTTAAAtgttgcttattttctttctacaAGAGTTTAAGAATGGTGTCCGTAAGCTTTCTGTCCTATCAGATTTGAATGGCTAGTCTTGACCAAGTTCATCTTCCCCATTTCATATCCCCACGAGTTTCTTTTCTCATAAATATgagaagcaccccccccccccccactttcttcAAGTTTCCTCTTTCATCTTTATTTGGGAACATCCTGGGTGAAGTGTTCCTGGTATCTGTCTACACAGTAGGTTCCCCCTTACCTGCAGTTTGACTTTCCATAGCTTGGGTGACCTGTGGTCCATAAAGCATTAGATGATCCTCCTGATCTGTCAGAAGGTCAACAGTGGCCTAACGCTGCGTCCCTGCCTACGTCTTTCCCTCACTGCGTCTGCTGCTCTGGGTGTCTCATCCTCTCCCATCCTCACTAGAATGGTGAGTACAGTACAAGAAGGTAGTTTGAGAGACCACGTTCACATAATATATCACGCTTGTTCTATATTACCGTTATCCTTGTTAATCTTACTGTGCGTAGTTTATAAGTAAATTTTAtcacacgtatgtatgtatgggGTTCGGTACCACCTGTGGATTCAGGCacccactgggggtcttggaacatatccccatGGGTAAGAGGAGCCTACTCTATCTTCTATCAATATTTAGAATTCACTCAACTGCACTTGAGTAAATTCTGCACTTTATGGCACTTGAAACGATCTAAGGTGAGAACTATAAGGAATTAATTAATGAGAGCTCCTTAGAATGCTGGTGATGAGCCGTATATATTCGTAAGTTGTTGTTTCTTTATGAAATATCGACAGTAAACCTTTGAGACTCTTTCTGCTCAGGTGGGTCAGTTTTTGAAGCTCCGGCAGTTCTTGATGGAAGCTGACTTACTAAAGAATCTTTAGGCTGACGATAGCAGCAGTAGGATCTCACAAGATCCCGAGGTGCCAGGTTTGGGCATCCGTGCTCTGGGCAGAGGCACCCAAGGCCAAGTAGAATCATCAgcgggccccacccccactcacggAGTAAGGTAAGGACCGCCCAGCCTGCTCGGCAGTACAACGAACGGAAACTGTTCTTTCCGTGGATCTTAATTTCAAGACCGTTTGCCCTTGTCCTGTGACCTGTGAATGGCACCCTCCATTTATTTCCACAGTAGACGCGGGCTGAATTTTCTGAAGTGAGCCTATTAAAAGATTTAGATTGTCTACAAATCTGATAACGTTATTTCCACTGCCCTCATGTTGCATAACATTGGCTTTCGGGTGCCCCCAGTAAAAATCATTCTTTCGTTGTGTAGGTGGAAAAAGCAGTCATACTGAAACAAAACCCCCACGCCCTGCATTCTAGTGACCGGACTGGCACCAGTACTGGTTAAAACTGGAACTAGATCTTTTACATTTGGAAACGTCTGACCCCTGCAGGCATTTTCACCAGCGTGAGTGACAGCCCGACATCTGGGGTGCTGCTTCCTGACCACACAGTTTATACCCATGGAGCCTGGTGGCAGCTGCAGGGAGATACAGGATTGCAAAACTGGCCGTTTTGTGTTCACTCTGTTACAAGGCAATGGCGATGGATACTTTATGAAGGTTTATCCAACTCTGACTTTTATTCAGGCTTTTCTCTATATGCACTCAATACAACCCTCCTAAGACCTTTGTACAGGTGGCACTTTTCAGGACTTGGTGCAATGGTTACAAGCCGGGAGTTTTTTTCCCAACCAGTATACATAACAGAAGCCAAATGTTTGCTTCTTTGGATGTTTAGGTCATTACCCCTTTCTTCCAGATACGTACATACTGCATTTGGAAATCAGTTGCTCCAATTCTAGATTCTAAGGCTCTGGGATATTCTGGGCACAGCTATACTTGCCCTTAAGCACGATCAGCTCGGGGCACCTCTAGTTTTATTCATGTTACAATTGTACGTAGTCTCATTGTTTGAAATGAGTTTTCACATTATAAAAAGGTATTTGTAGTACAGTTTGGATACATACGTTATGTTCATATCGACACTGACTCCTGGTGCTCCCCTTTCTGTGGACACCAGAGCCAATGTTGATACGTTATCCACTAAGGTGGCTATCATGCCACCATGCAGAGTGCCGTACTTATTGGCATGGTCGTCTTCTACTCTCATTTCACAAATCAGTTTCCCAGGGGTAGCAGAGACCAGAGTGATctaagtgtaaaagaaaaaaagaagtttgaacATGCTTTGGTATGAGGAAAGCCCAAACAGCCCATCAAGAATTATCGTCTGATTAAACTGAGTCACCCCAGGGCCTcgtgactggctcagttggtggagcgtgcgactcttgatctcagggttgtaagtttgagccccacactgggtgtagagattacttaaaatcttaaactAAGTCACCCCAAAACAGTTGGGCAGAAATTCAAATAAGTTGCCAATCTCTCTCTGATAGAAATTACCCCAAATATAAATTGTCttaatcttttttaacgtttgcttatttttgagagagagagagagagagagagagagagaggcagagcatgagcaggggagaggcagagaaagagagggagacacagacagaacctgaagcaggctctaggctctgagctgtcagcacaaagcccgacatggggctcgaatccacaaaacataagatgacctgagctgaaatcagagacgcttaaccgactgagacacccaggtgcccctcatatataaattatttttaaagaaaaaggaatatttaggGAAAAGACAGTAGTTTTTGTTAATCTTCACTGCAGAAATCAAATATTCTAAGCTTTCCAGCCTTATGTATTACAACCTGACATCTCAATGTCTCCATAGAATTTTAGACCAAGAAAGCTAGCTGGTCCCTGTGATCTGTTAACCCATGATAGGTTTCATTTGGACGTTCCCTAGTGTTTGCAGAGAGTAATTTTTATAATGACTTTGTAAtgaatagtttaaaataatttgaatagacTGGAAGAAATTCAGTAATTCAGTGAGTGTCTAGAATTCACAAACTTATACCATAAACCCATTTTAATATACAAAGTTTCACAGAATCCAGAAGTTAAACTGCTTTTAAGATCCTGCCCCATTTAtggtattataaagaaaaataagtacataaaagataaaaagggaaataataaattacaatttttatatcaaaatctttaaaaaggaaagttttggggatcctggggtggctcagttggttgagcgtctggcttcagcccaggtcatgatctcatggtttgtgagttaagccccatatggggctctctactgtcagcacagagcctgctttggatcctctgtcccctgccctcccctcccactctgcccactgcccactctctgcccactgctccccccccccccgccactcagGTGCAcgctctcaaaaaattaaaaaaaaaaaggcttttggaaaaataatagaaatatgttttttatatcCTACTTAAATTACTAGGAAAAACGTCATAGCGTAAGATTGAGAAATTGGAACTGAGCTGTGAATGGGATGTGCTACATTTAGCAATGGTCATTTTTGCTGTTGCTAGAGGTGTTCAGGCAGAATACAGATGAGTATTTGGTGTATCTGTTGTATTTGGGGGTGTGGGGTGTCTCGAGCATTAAACGATTAGGTTCTAGATAACCGCTGTCTTAACTGAGCATTTTCCTATGCTAGGCTCTGTGGCAAACACTTAAATACTATGTAATAAGGAAGGGGTAGTTTCCACTGCTCCTTTAAGTAGGTAACTGAAGTTCATGGTGGTTTGTTGTTGGGGTCACCCGTGATGGGACATACCTGAAATTTAGATCTAGGTCTGTCTATCTTCAAGTCTCCCTAGACACTATAATGTCTCTGGATTTGCAGTGGCCTTTAACAGCTCCCACCAGGAAGACGCTTTGGAGTTTCACAAACCACAACTTTAGtgattttgctgttgtttttccccTGGAGAACTAGGCCCTGAGGTAAAACAAACACAGCCACACAATATAAACCATCCTAAACAATATCATGTCATGTTTTGCATAACAGGTAAGTCAATGGCAAATAATGTTAGACAGGATCAAGTCTATCCACACGATAAATGATGTAGCCACAAGATGTCCTCGTAAACTACACATGGAACAGGACCAACGTGTAAACTGCCCTCATTCGGGCACTTACACGAGTATGTTAAGCACTGACAACGTAAAGACAAATGAAATCAAATCCCTCCTCGTAAGGGGTTCGCAACCTAAAGGAAGAGACCTGTACGCAGACCAGTGCAGTGGGAGGGTTCCTGGAGAAGAGAGTACAGGTTGCTTGAAGGGCATCTAACTTAAATGGAGTATGTTTTTAGAGAACAGACATTAGGAAAGGCCTCCTGAGGGACAGGGAGGAGTGAGCCAAGTGAAGATGGGGAACAAGCCAGACAGTTCAGGGAAGAGAACTGAAGGCAGTTGGGTGCCATGCGAAGGCCTCGCGTGTTGAGTAGAAATCAGTTAGAGATTATCTGACTTCGGCGGGGGTGACAGGAGGCCATGCAAATGTCAGCTTGACTTTCTACTGCAGAATACAGTTTttgactgtttttctttcccccaaccTGAAAGGCCAAAGGACACAATGGTACACATGAGTGGTTTAAAATACACATTGGAGTAGAGAGAATTTTGTTCCCGTCAGCTTGATCCTgcaaaagaaatgcttttatgTGTCGCCCTCTGTCGTCTCCCTGggtaaaataaaggaattaagcCACTGGAAGCTAACAAAGGCATCGATGTCGGAGCCAGCCCCCAAAGCTAATCAATAGTCTTGTTGGGGAAGAGGCCCACGGAGAGCTAACCTCTCTCTGATGAGGAAGGGGGGTATGAGGAGAATCCTGTTAAAAAGCATAAATGATCTTGGTCTCAGTCAAGATACGGGTTATAGGGGACACGCTTATTTGTTTGGTTATTAACTACGGCTAACTTTGGGTTCGAGACCACACTCTGCGACGCTGCACGCATTGTTTCCACCCGCACCCAGATCTCTGAAGTGGGTCCTGTTGTTTTCATCGGCCTCCCACATCTCAGGTTTAACTCCTCTGCAGAATCACCTCCCTTCACGGCTCACCTGGACTGCTGCGGGCAACCGGGT
This window contains:
- the ACOT13 gene encoding acyl-coenzyme A thioesterase 13; translated protein: MNRLTQHLLELLKTMGSGRDFDRVLKKITLVSATPGKLICEMRVEDDHANKYGTLHGGMIATLVDNVSTLALVSTERGAPGVSVDMNITYMAPAKIGEDIVITAHVLKEGKTLAFTSVDVTKKATGKLIAQGRHTKHLGNQNTTT